A window of the Ammoniphilus oxalaticus genome harbors these coding sequences:
- the flhA gene encoding flagellar biosynthesis protein FlhA, which translates to MKAKDLSILAVVIMIVVMMVIPLPTFLLDFLLIINISVSLTILLVGMNTREPLEFSVFPSMLLLTTLFRLALNVSTTRSILKNADGGRVIETFGSFVVGGNYVVGFVIFLILIIIQFIVITKGSERVAEVAARFTLDAMPGKQMSIDADLNTGIINEHEARNRRRTVEREADFYGAMDGASKFVKGDAIAGIIIFIINVLGGFVIGMTIHDMGFAEAASTFTLLSIGDGLVSQIPALLISTATGIVVTRAASEGNLGEDITEQIFAFPKLLYVVAAALCLLGIFTPIGKVTTWSIAGLIAFLAFQMTRTKQKMDEEAVVEQEEGEIDDVRRPENVVNLLQVDPLEFEFGYGLIPLADANQGGDLLDRIVMIRRQFALDLGFVVPVIRIRDNIQLQPNQYVIKLKGNEIAAGEIMLDHYLAMSHGLEDDEIVGIDTVEPAFGMPALWVNEEMKERAEMLGYTIVDPPSVVATHLTEVIKKHAHEILTRQATKQLLDHLQETHASLVEELVPNQMSVGEVQKVLQNLLREKVSIRDLTTIVETLADYAQYTKNPQVLTEYARQALARQITQQFSRAGEPLQVLTAGADLEKKIADSIQQTEQGQYLAMDPETTQRCYEVLEEQIQRSLNMGNQPILVTGPTTRMYIRQLVERIMPDVPVLSYNELLPDIEVQNIGVVNL; encoded by the coding sequence ATGAAAGCAAAAGATTTATCGATATTGGCCGTCGTTATAATGATCGTCGTGATGATGGTCATCCCGCTGCCAACCTTTCTCTTGGACTTTTTGTTAATTATTAACATTTCCGTCTCGTTAACGATTTTACTCGTCGGGATGAATACGAGAGAGCCTTTGGAGTTCTCCGTCTTTCCTTCGATGTTGTTGTTGACCACTTTGTTCCGTTTAGCGTTAAACGTTTCGACAACGCGTTCGATCCTAAAAAACGCGGATGGCGGACGGGTAATTGAAACGTTCGGCTCCTTTGTTGTCGGAGGGAATTACGTTGTTGGTTTCGTTATCTTTTTGATCCTGATCATTATTCAATTTATCGTTATTACAAAAGGATCGGAACGGGTAGCGGAAGTAGCGGCTCGGTTTACGCTTGACGCAATGCCAGGTAAACAAATGAGTATCGATGCGGACCTGAATACTGGGATCATCAATGAACACGAAGCGCGCAATAGAAGACGGACGGTTGAACGTGAAGCCGATTTTTATGGCGCGATGGATGGAGCGAGCAAATTCGTCAAAGGGGACGCGATTGCTGGTATTATCATTTTCATTATTAACGTCCTTGGCGGATTTGTGATTGGCATGACCATCCATGACATGGGCTTTGCAGAAGCCGCAAGCACATTTACTTTGCTTTCAATCGGGGATGGATTAGTCAGTCAGATTCCGGCGCTCTTGATTTCAACCGCGACAGGGATCGTCGTAACACGGGCCGCTTCAGAAGGAAATTTAGGGGAAGACATTACGGAGCAAATTTTTGCTTTTCCAAAATTGCTTTATGTTGTTGCCGCGGCGTTGTGCTTACTCGGCATTTTCACGCCAATTGGAAAAGTGACGACGTGGTCAATTGCAGGCCTGATCGCTTTTCTTGCTTTCCAAATGACGCGAACGAAACAAAAAATGGATGAAGAAGCGGTTGTTGAACAGGAGGAAGGGGAAATCGACGATGTGCGTCGACCCGAAAACGTCGTCAACTTGCTGCAGGTCGATCCGCTTGAATTTGAGTTTGGCTACGGATTGATTCCGCTCGCGGACGCGAATCAAGGGGGAGACTTACTTGATCGAATCGTCATGATCAGACGGCAATTTGCGTTAGACCTCGGGTTCGTTGTTCCCGTGATTCGGATTCGGGATAACATTCAACTGCAGCCGAATCAATATGTGATTAAGTTAAAAGGAAATGAAATTGCTGCAGGAGAAATTATGCTCGATCACTATTTAGCGATGAGTCACGGACTCGAAGACGATGAAATAGTCGGGATCGATACCGTTGAACCTGCTTTTGGGATGCCTGCCTTGTGGGTCAATGAAGAAATGAAGGAGCGGGCGGAAATGCTCGGGTATACGATTGTTGACCCGCCGTCGGTTGTTGCCACACATCTAACGGAAGTGATCAAAAAGCACGCTCATGAGATTTTGACTCGTCAAGCGACGAAGCAGTTACTCGACCATTTACAAGAAACGCATGCCTCACTCGTGGAAGAGTTGGTGCCGAATCAAATGTCAGTAGGGGAAGTGCAGAAAGTGTTGCAAAACTTGCTGCGTGAAAAAGTATCGATTCGTGACCTGACAACGATTGTCGAAACACTGGCCGATTATGCCCAGTATACGAAAAACCCGCAAGTGCTCACTGAATATGCCCGCCAGGCATTAGCAAGACAAATTACGCAGCAGTTTTCTCGGGCGGGAGAGCCGTTGCAAGTGTTGACGGCGGGAGCCGATTTAGAGAAAAAGATTGCGGATAGTATCCAACAGACGGAGCAAGGACAGTACTTGGCGATGGATCCGGAAACGACCCAGCGCTGCTACGAAGTGTTGGAAGAACAGATTCAGCGTTCGTTGAACATGGGCAATCAGCCGATTTTAGTGACTGGACCGACAACGCGGATGTATATCCGTCAACTGGTCGAACGAATTATGCCTGACGTGCCTGTGCTTTCTTATAACGAGTTGTTGCCGGATATCGAAGTACAAAATATTGGGGTGGTCAATCTATGA
- the fliJ gene encoding flagellar export protein FliJ: MTFIFPLQKVLDVKEKEKQQAQQELGFSLKKQLDIEENMNALAQRRASLESRMLQVNQGFRACELLDQQRYLTFLDEKMDRLQNNLRQTVKEVEIKQTVLSEKSVDEKVWQNWKQELRERHQQAVRKQEQDELDEIATIRFFREQRVW, from the coding sequence ATGACGTTTATTTTTCCATTGCAAAAAGTGTTGGATGTAAAGGAAAAGGAAAAGCAACAAGCGCAGCAAGAACTCGGTTTTTCTTTAAAGAAACAATTGGATATCGAGGAGAACATGAACGCGCTGGCGCAACGACGCGCTTCCCTTGAATCTCGTATGTTGCAAGTGAATCAGGGCTTCCGAGCTTGCGAATTACTAGACCAGCAACGTTATCTCACTTTTTTAGACGAAAAAATGGATCGGTTGCAAAACAATTTGCGGCAAACCGTGAAAGAAGTAGAGATAAAACAAACGGTATTAAGCGAAAAATCCGTGGACGAGAAGGTTTGGCAAAATTGGAAACAGGAGTTGCGCGAACGTCATCAACAAGCTGTTCGCAAACAAGAGCAGGATGAACTCGATGAAATTGCGACGATCCGCTTTTTTAGAGAGCAGCGGGTCTGGTGA
- the fliP gene encoding flagellar type III secretion system pore protein FliP (The bacterial flagellar biogenesis protein FliP forms a type III secretion system (T3SS)-type pore required for flagellar assembly.), with product MKKQWLLFPLLVVIGTNVAHAQPLPGLNVNMGATDDPQGVALTLRILLLLTVLSIAPAIMVLMTSFTRIVIVLSFTRNALGVQQMPPNQVMVGLAFFLTFFIMAPTFTQINETALQPYISGTLTQEEAFDQASAPLKEFMAKHTRTKDLALFSEYNQTGPYASIEEIPLTTLVPAFAISELKTAFQMGFIIFVPFLVIDMVVASILMAMGMMMLPPVMISLPFKVLLFVLVDGWYLVVRSLLISF from the coding sequence GTGAAAAAACAGTGGTTGTTATTCCCGTTGTTGGTGGTGATTGGGACCAATGTCGCCCATGCTCAGCCATTGCCCGGATTGAATGTGAATATGGGAGCAACCGACGACCCGCAGGGTGTCGCCTTAACATTGCGGATCTTGTTGTTACTCACAGTGTTGTCGATCGCGCCCGCGATCATGGTGCTGATGACGAGTTTTACGCGGATCGTGATCGTGCTTTCATTTACACGGAATGCGCTTGGGGTTCAGCAAATGCCGCCAAATCAGGTGATGGTCGGGCTCGCTTTTTTCCTTACCTTTTTTATTATGGCGCCGACTTTTACACAGATCAATGAAACAGCTCTGCAACCTTATATAAGTGGAACGTTAACTCAAGAAGAAGCTTTTGATCAGGCTTCAGCTCCTTTGAAAGAATTTATGGCGAAACATACGCGGACGAAAGATCTTGCTTTATTCTCCGAGTACAATCAGACAGGGCCGTACGCGAGTATCGAAGAAATTCCGTTGACAACACTCGTGCCAGCTTTTGCGATTAGTGAGCTGAAAACCGCTTTTCAAATGGGTTTTATCATCTTCGTCCCTTTTTTAGTGATCGATATGGTCGTCGCCAGTATTTTGATGGCGATGGGGATGATGATGTTGCCGCCGGTCATGATCTCGCTACCGTTTAAAGTATTACTGTTTGTGCTAGTCGATGGCTGGTACTTAGTCGTGCGTTCATTGTTGATCAGTTTCTAG
- a CDS encoding flagellar biosynthetic protein FliO, with the protein MKQNKWIALLAIFLLIQFGSTAASAGQPNSVYDAIENQNGEANPQMNEEQPLVSAEANVSFYPFLVKLIVSLIFIVLLIYLVLKFWADRMRGMQAKGPFLVLGGCALGANRSLQAVMIGKTIYLLGVGENVQLIRQISEGDEYELIMSSFESSQMQSGSLWDANNWLKKRTNPSENNNHWEDQLQAQLNAMEEDQSAEANAWMAQLQKGERRQS; encoded by the coding sequence ATGAAACAAAACAAATGGATCGCACTGCTAGCCATTTTTTTATTAATCCAATTCGGATCAACAGCAGCGAGCGCTGGACAACCGAATTCCGTATACGATGCCATTGAAAATCAAAATGGAGAGGCCAATCCACAAATGAACGAGGAACAACCGCTCGTTTCCGCGGAAGCAAATGTCTCTTTTTATCCATTCTTGGTCAAATTAATCGTTTCGCTTATTTTCATTGTTTTATTGATCTATCTTGTCCTTAAATTTTGGGCGGATCGGATGCGCGGGATGCAAGCGAAGGGACCGTTTCTCGTGTTAGGCGGTTGCGCTCTTGGAGCGAATCGTTCACTGCAAGCCGTGATGATCGGGAAAACGATTTATTTGTTAGGTGTCGGGGAAAATGTGCAACTTATTCGGCAAATATCCGAGGGGGACGAATATGAGCTGATTATGAGTAGCTTTGAGAGCAGTCAGATGCAGAGCGGGAGTTTGTGGGATGCAAACAATTGGCTCAAAAAAAGAACGAACCCGTCGGAAAACAACAATCATTGGGAAGATCAATTACAAGCCCAATTAAACGCGATGGAAGAAGATCAGTCAGCGGAGGCCAACGCGTGGATGGCTCAGTTGCAAAAAGGGGAGCGTCGCCAATCGTGA
- the flhF gene encoding flagellar biosynthesis protein FlhF — MKVKKYVVDSMPAALQKIRVELGDQAVILNTKEIRTGGLFGLFAKRQLEVVAAVRKSTEKPSATVATMPPPAKQRGEGAPLSNTVGKPASQQADSQVMRELKGMKEMLAGVLSANQTGTKAPLPLQPWIQRLKEQEVDGQVIQFFVEQITRQSPSLVEAEVKQTLFTQLQKLIAEGSLEQPRLDPSVNLVSFVGPTGVGKTTTIAKVASEQVLNHNRRVGLVTTDTYRIAAVEQLKTYANILNIPIETVFSPEGLKKAIKNLQDCDLILMDTAGRNYQDQQYIDEISNYLQGAITQENYLVLSLTAKYGDLKQIVDNFQTVPIDKLILTKFDETTTYGALVNLMYHYPYPVAYVTTGQSVPEDISRIAPAKIAKLMLGVEQHDLGPSPAS, encoded by the coding sequence ATGAAGGTAAAAAAATATGTCGTTGATTCGATGCCTGCTGCCCTGCAAAAGATTCGAGTGGAATTAGGCGATCAAGCTGTTATTTTAAACACGAAAGAAATACGTACGGGGGGCCTTTTCGGTTTGTTTGCGAAGCGTCAGTTAGAAGTGGTCGCTGCCGTCCGCAAATCAACCGAAAAACCATCCGCTACCGTCGCAACGATGCCACCACCAGCAAAGCAACGGGGGGAGGGGGCGCCTCTCTCCAACACCGTCGGCAAGCCCGCGTCGCAACAGGCAGACTCTCAAGTGATGCGTGAGTTAAAAGGGATGAAAGAAATGTTGGCTGGAGTTCTTTCCGCTAATCAGACTGGAACGAAGGCGCCGCTACCGCTGCAACCGTGGATCCAGAGACTTAAAGAACAAGAAGTCGACGGGCAAGTCATCCAATTTTTCGTAGAGCAAATTACGCGCCAAAGCCCCTCACTTGTTGAGGCGGAAGTAAAGCAAACGCTGTTCACTCAACTGCAGAAACTCATCGCGGAAGGCAGTTTGGAGCAACCGAGGCTTGATCCTTCCGTTAATTTGGTTAGCTTTGTGGGGCCAACTGGCGTCGGTAAAACGACGACGATTGCTAAAGTCGCATCGGAACAAGTGCTAAACCATAACCGGCGTGTCGGGCTCGTTACGACGGATACATACCGAATTGCGGCAGTTGAACAGTTGAAAACGTACGCCAATATTTTAAACATTCCAATCGAAACCGTGTTCTCTCCAGAAGGTTTAAAGAAGGCAATCAAAAATTTGCAAGACTGTGACTTGATCTTGATGGATACCGCGGGGAGAAACTATCAAGATCAACAGTATATTGATGAAATTAGCAATTATTTGCAAGGCGCGATCACGCAAGAAAACTATTTGGTGTTAAGTTTGACCGCAAAATATGGTGATCTGAAGCAGATTGTCGATAATTTTCAAACCGTGCCCATCGATAAGCTGATCTTAACTAAATTTGATGAGACAACAACATATGGGGCCCTTGTCAACTTGATGTATCACTATCCTTATCCAGTTGCCTACGTAACAACGGGACAGAGCGTGCCTGAAGACATCAGCCGAATAGCGCCTGCGAAAATCGCGAAATTGATGCTAGGAGTTGAACAGCATGATCTCGGACCAAGCCCAGCATCTTAG
- the fliQ gene encoding flagellar biosynthesis protein FliQ yields the protein MGSDVVLRIAENTVQLILMLVLPICGIALAVGLLVSIFQATTQIQEQTLAFVPKIIAVFLAILFFGSWMLRQLVDFSAGLLSELYRYIG from the coding sequence ATGGGTTCGGATGTCGTGCTTCGTATTGCGGAAAATACGGTTCAGCTTATTTTAATGCTTGTGTTGCCGATCTGTGGAATCGCGTTAGCGGTCGGCTTGTTGGTCAGCATTTTTCAAGCGACAACGCAAATTCAAGAGCAAACGTTAGCATTCGTGCCAAAAATTATCGCTGTATTTTTAGCCATCTTATTTTTCGGCTCCTGGATGTTAAGACAGCTCGTTGATTTTTCAGCCGGGCTGTTGAGTGAATTGTACCGGTATATCGGGTGA
- the fliN gene encoding flagellar motor switch protein FliN, protein MSNVEKNVRLVQFSPFSEDEELAAGTRPLSMLLDIPLEVAVELGRASLPVKEILEWEPGSIFALNKLAGEAVDLKVNNQQIAKGEVLVLDDNFGVRITEVVSERERLNRLK, encoded by the coding sequence ATGAGTAACGTAGAGAAGAATGTGAGACTAGTTCAATTTTCACCGTTTTCAGAAGATGAGGAGTTAGCCGCGGGAACGCGTCCATTAAGTATGCTGCTAGATATTCCGCTGGAGGTTGCGGTGGAGTTGGGACGCGCGAGTCTACCGGTCAAAGAAATTTTGGAATGGGAACCAGGCTCTATTTTTGCGTTGAATAAATTGGCTGGCGAAGCGGTTGACTTAAAGGTAAATAACCAGCAAATCGCGAAAGGGGAAGTCCTCGTGCTCGATGATAACTTCGGGGTTCGGATTACGGAAGTTGTTAGTGAACGGGAAAGACTGAACCGATTAAAATGA
- the fliR gene encoding flagellar biosynthetic protein FliR, producing MDWLNLLPFFLLVFVRITAFFVAAPILMMRDIPVPFKVGLAFFLALITLSIHSGQEVLPLEPLFWLLLLKEVIVGLCLGFTASLILYAVQVAGIFIDMQIGFTIANVMDPQTGVQTPITGRLKYVFAILLLLSLNGHHLLIRGIFTSFEWIAVDAWIPALGNGHVSALLAEALSHMFQAAFLISIPIAGTLFLVDVALGIVAKTVPQMNVFVVGLPLKMLVNFMLLLFALPALFFAFRKLFADLFESMLAMIRIMGG from the coding sequence ATGGATTGGTTAAATCTACTTCCGTTTTTCTTGCTCGTGTTCGTCCGCATCACCGCTTTTTTTGTAGCGGCTCCGATTTTAATGATGCGCGATATACCCGTTCCATTTAAAGTCGGTCTTGCCTTTTTTCTTGCCTTGATCACGTTGTCGATTCATAGTGGGCAAGAGGTGTTACCGTTGGAACCGCTTTTTTGGTTGTTGCTTTTAAAGGAAGTGATCGTCGGGCTCTGTCTCGGCTTTACAGCATCTTTAATTTTGTATGCAGTCCAAGTGGCAGGAATTTTCATCGATATGCAAATCGGCTTCACGATCGCCAATGTGATGGATCCGCAAACAGGGGTGCAGACTCCAATCACTGGACGTCTGAAATACGTGTTCGCGATTTTGTTGTTACTCTCCTTAAACGGTCATCATTTGTTGATCAGAGGCATTTTCACGAGTTTCGAATGGATTGCAGTTGATGCTTGGATTCCAGCGTTAGGCAACGGACACGTATCTGCCTTGTTGGCGGAAGCGCTTAGTCACATGTTTCAAGCTGCCTTTTTAATCTCAATTCCGATTGCGGGAACCTTGTTTCTCGTCGACGTTGCTCTTGGAATTGTCGCTAAAACGGTGCCGCAAATGAACGTGTTTGTAGTCGGCTTACCTTTGAAAATGTTAGTTAACTTTATGCTGCTGTTATTCGCATTGCCCGCATTGTTTTTTGCGTTTCGAAAATTGTTCGCCGATCTATTCGAGTCGATGCTTGCAATGATCAGGATCATGGGGGGGTAG
- a CDS encoding flagellar FlbD family protein, with protein sequence MIELTKWSGAKFMLNVWHIEQIEESPDTLIVLINGKRLIVKESAEEVTARANQFFKEIQSRPR encoded by the coding sequence ATGATCGAACTGACAAAATGGAGCGGGGCTAAGTTTATGTTAAATGTGTGGCACATTGAGCAAATCGAGGAATCACCTGATACGCTAATCGTGCTCATCAATGGGAAAAGGTTGATTGTGAAAGAATCGGCGGAAGAGGTCACGGCTCGGGCGAATCAGTTTTTCAAAGAGATCCAAAGCCGTCCAAGATAG
- the flhB gene encoding flagellar biosynthesis protein FlhB — translation MKAIRYPLNLQFFAQEKTEQATPRKLQDAREKGQVARSQELPSSIILLFVVLALWLFGGFFTRHLSEMIQRSFSEYALWQLTIQTTDMLFKQLVWEAFKLLLPIFLITVIAGLASNLAQIGFLFTTEPLQLKIEKLNPIEGAKRILSLRSIVELFKSIFKILITSSVAIYILWGARDQFLALPQKGVGHSAQFLGMTIIKLGVTIALLLFVLAILDFMYQRYDHAKRLRMSKQEIKDEYKKAEGDPLIKSKIKEKQRQMSMSRMMNEVLKADVVITNPTHYAVAIAYKADEMSAPTIVAKGKGFVALKLKETARENGIITMENKPLARALYAHAEIGDQVPEDLYKAVAEVLAYVYRLQGKV, via the coding sequence ATGAAAGCCATACGGTATCCGCTGAATCTCCAATTTTTTGCCCAAGAGAAAACAGAACAGGCAACACCGCGTAAGTTACAGGATGCGCGTGAAAAGGGACAGGTAGCGAGGAGTCAAGAGCTGCCATCCTCGATCATTTTGTTGTTTGTTGTGCTTGCTTTGTGGCTGTTTGGCGGTTTTTTTACGCGCCACTTGTCTGAGATGATTCAGCGCAGCTTTTCGGAATATGCGCTATGGCAACTCACAATTCAAACGACCGATATGCTGTTTAAACAATTGGTCTGGGAAGCGTTTAAGCTGCTGCTGCCGATTTTCCTAATCACAGTCATTGCGGGACTTGCCTCGAACTTAGCTCAGATCGGTTTTTTATTTACAACGGAACCATTGCAATTAAAAATCGAGAAATTAAACCCGATCGAAGGGGCTAAGCGTATTTTATCTTTGCGTTCCATCGTGGAACTTTTTAAGTCCATTTTTAAGATCTTAATAACATCTTCGGTGGCAATCTATATTTTGTGGGGGGCCCGCGATCAATTTCTCGCCTTACCGCAAAAAGGAGTCGGTCACTCAGCTCAATTCCTCGGTATGACGATTATTAAGTTGGGCGTCACGATTGCGCTGTTGCTGTTTGTGTTAGCGATTTTAGATTTCATGTATCAGCGTTATGACCATGCGAAACGATTGCGGATGTCGAAGCAAGAAATTAAGGATGAGTATAAAAAGGCGGAAGGCGATCCGCTGATCAAGTCAAAGATTAAAGAAAAACAGCGCCAGATGTCGATGAGTCGGATGATGAATGAAGTGTTAAAGGCGGATGTTGTGATTACGAATCCAACCCATTATGCGGTGGCGATTGCGTACAAGGCGGATGAAATGAGCGCCCCGACGATTGTCGCCAAAGGAAAAGGATTCGTCGCCTTGAAATTAAAGGAAACAGCCCGTGAAAATGGGATTATAACGATGGAAAACAAACCGCTAGCCCGAGCGTTGTATGCCCACGCGGAAATTGGGGATCAAGTGCCAGAAGATTTATATAAGGCAGTGGCGGAAGTGCTCGCTTATGTTTACCGTCTACAAGGTAAAGTGTAG
- the fliI gene encoding flagellar protein export ATPase FliI produces the protein MNSESLDRYLRHLAMLDPLKYNGKVTQVIGLTIESRGPEVKIGDLCKLAPGGSEHTIHAEVVGFRGNNVLLMPLGEVGAIGPGCDVISTGRPLTVKAGMGLLGKVLDGLGNPLDGSELPPGLSDTPANNSPPNPLTRPRIKDPMGVGVRAIDSLLTIGKGQRVGIFAGSGVGKSTLLGMIARNAEADVNVIALIGERGREVVDFIERDLGDEGLAKSVVIAATSDQPALIRIKGAMVATAIAEYFRDQGLHVNLMMDSVTRFAMAQREVGLAIGEPPTTRGYTPSVFAMLPRLLERSGMGPRGSITAFYTVLVDGDDMNEPIADAARGILDGHIVLDRKIATQGMFPAINILSSVSRLMKDITPESHQLAAENLKRLLAVYEEAEDLIHIGAYKRGANREIDRSIQFKPLIDQFRKQGISEPAAYEQTIHSLIEQFGVNLA, from the coding sequence ATGAATAGCGAGTCGCTTGATCGATATTTACGTCATTTGGCAATGCTTGATCCACTCAAATATAACGGCAAAGTCACACAGGTGATAGGACTGACGATTGAATCGCGCGGTCCGGAAGTGAAGATCGGTGATCTTTGTAAACTAGCGCCGGGTGGCTCAGAGCATACAATCCATGCGGAAGTGGTCGGGTTTCGCGGTAATAATGTGTTGCTGATGCCATTGGGTGAAGTGGGAGCGATCGGACCTGGCTGCGATGTTATTTCAACAGGGCGACCGTTGACCGTAAAAGCGGGGATGGGATTGTTAGGGAAAGTGTTGGATGGTCTTGGAAATCCGCTTGATGGCTCGGAGTTACCGCCCGGTTTAAGCGATACGCCAGCTAATAATTCCCCTCCAAATCCGTTAACGCGGCCGAGAATTAAAGATCCAATGGGAGTTGGCGTGCGAGCAATCGATTCTTTGTTAACAATTGGCAAGGGACAGCGCGTCGGCATCTTTGCGGGAAGCGGTGTCGGTAAGAGTACATTACTTGGCATGATCGCTCGCAACGCGGAGGCGGATGTAAATGTGATTGCGCTGATTGGGGAGCGGGGACGAGAAGTCGTTGATTTTATTGAACGCGACTTGGGAGATGAAGGATTAGCGAAATCGGTGGTCATCGCGGCGACCTCTGATCAACCTGCTTTGATTCGAATTAAAGGAGCGATGGTAGCGACGGCAATTGCTGAATATTTTCGCGACCAAGGACTACATGTCAATTTAATGATGGATTCTGTCACTCGTTTTGCGATGGCCCAGCGAGAAGTCGGACTGGCGATTGGCGAACCGCCAACAACACGCGGTTACACACCTTCTGTCTTTGCGATGTTACCGCGACTGCTTGAAAGATCAGGGATGGGTCCACGCGGCTCGATTACCGCTTTTTATACAGTGCTTGTCGATGGGGATGACATGAATGAACCGATTGCGGACGCCGCGCGCGGAATATTGGACGGGCACATTGTGTTGGACCGAAAAATTGCCACACAGGGCATGTTTCCCGCGATCAATATTTTGAGCAGTGTCAGTAGGTTGATGAAGGATATTACACCGGAATCGCACCAGCTTGCCGCTGAAAATCTTAAAAGACTACTTGCTGTCTATGAAGAAGCGGAAGACTTGATTCATATCGGCGCATATAAAAGAGGGGCCAATCGTGAGATTGACCGCTCGATTCAATTTAAACCGTTAATCGATCAGTTTAGAAAACAGGGGATTAGCGAACCCGCGGCATATGAACAAACGATCCATTCTTTAATTGAACAATTTGGGGTGAATCTAGCATGA
- a CDS encoding MotE family protein, which translates to MEHRAERSRRRREWFLYMIFLPLLFTVILTVILLQVLGYNVAGQLMKWGQAVPFTEKLSSSNQTAKDLNEQTERLLTEQLERLRADQAVELRTYEADLTEKTEQLESLLAENEQLREQLQAAQAIHLKQQEVAQLYASMSASKAAPIMEKLPIEQTVKILSLLKKEERSSILARLNPELAANLTTKLLEGE; encoded by the coding sequence ATGGAACATAGGGCGGAACGGAGTAGAAGAAGGCGGGAATGGTTTCTCTATATGATCTTTTTACCGCTCTTGTTTACGGTTATTTTAACGGTCATTCTATTGCAAGTATTGGGCTACAACGTCGCTGGTCAGTTAATGAAATGGGGACAGGCTGTTCCGTTTACGGAAAAGTTGTCTAGTTCCAACCAAACGGCAAAAGATTTGAACGAGCAAACAGAGCGACTGCTCACGGAACAACTTGAAAGATTACGAGCGGACCAAGCTGTCGAACTGCGAACTTACGAAGCGGATCTGACGGAAAAGACAGAGCAACTAGAGTCATTACTAGCAGAGAATGAGCAATTAAGAGAGCAGTTACAAGCCGCGCAAGCAATACACCTTAAGCAGCAAGAGGTCGCTCAACTGTATGCGTCGATGTCAGCGAGTAAAGCCGCGCCGATTATGGAAAAGTTACCAATCGAGCAAACGGTAAAAATATTAAGTTTGTTGAAAAAGGAAGAACGAAGCTCGATTTTGGCTCGGTTGAACCCTGAACTGGCCGCAAATTTAACGACAAAACTTTTGGAAGGCGAGTAA